In a genomic window of Mucilaginibacter sp. KACC 22063:
- a CDS encoding glycoside hydrolase family 76 protein, producing MKLKKLLFLLLSFLLLSNAKAQSDYINRAQLINKSVNHYLRDSSKSLYYETTEAKNENPHSWLWPLTAMVQGANEMEALDKGARYMQPVEKAIDQYYSDEPPVPAYQDYVLSERKSSRFYDDNEWLAITFIDAYNRTHRKTYLDKAQLIYKFILSGTDTVTGGGVYWKEGDLNTKNTCSNGPAVIIALQLYKLTHKKAYLDYAMSVYNWTNRWLQAPEGIYWDNINTKTHKIGKAFYTYNIGTMLQSNVLLYQVTKKQQYLTEARRIAKAGIAHFFKNGRLPNNEYWFNAVMLRGYQALYEVDRNPEWIDFYKKDAEQIWLTERDKHNLVSGRPVKRLIDQGAMMEIYARLAQIDALKK from the coding sequence ATGAAGCTAAAAAAACTACTATTTCTGCTGTTGTCATTTTTACTTTTAAGTAATGCTAAAGCGCAATCTGATTATATCAATCGGGCTCAACTTATTAATAAAAGTGTCAACCACTATCTTCGCGATAGCAGCAAGTCGCTTTATTACGAAACAACCGAAGCTAAGAACGAAAATCCACACTCGTGGTTGTGGCCGCTAACGGCAATGGTTCAGGGCGCTAATGAAATGGAAGCTTTAGACAAAGGAGCACGTTACATGCAGCCTGTTGAAAAGGCCATTGATCAGTACTACAGCGATGAACCTCCGGTACCTGCCTACCAGGATTATGTTTTAAGTGAAAGAAAAAGCAGCCGGTTTTATGATGATAACGAATGGCTGGCTATCACTTTTATAGATGCCTACAATCGTACTCATCGCAAAACATATTTAGATAAGGCTCAACTTATTTACAAGTTCATTTTAAGCGGAACTGATACGGTAACGGGTGGCGGCGTTTACTGGAAAGAAGGCGACCTTAATACTAAAAATACCTGTTCAAACGGTCCGGCTGTAATTATAGCATTGCAGTTATACAAGCTTACCCATAAAAAAGCATACCTCGATTATGCAATGAGCGTTTACAACTGGACTAACCGCTGGTTACAAGCTCCCGAAGGTATCTATTGGGACAACATCAACACCAAAACGCATAAAATTGGCAAGGCATTTTATACGTACAATATCGGTACCATGCTGCAATCAAACGTACTGCTGTACCAGGTAACTAAGAAGCAACAATATTTAACAGAGGCACGCAGGATAGCCAAGGCAGGTATCGCTCACTTTTTTAAAAATGGCCGGTTGCCTAATAACGAGTACTGGTTTAATGCAGTGATGTTACGGGGTTACCAGGCGCTTTATGAAGTAGACCGTAACCCTGAATGGATCGATTTTTATAAAAAAGATGCCGAGCAGATCTGGCTTACCGAGCGTGATAAGCATAACCTGGTTAGCGGCAGGCCGGTTAAAAGATTGATAGATCAGGGTGCCATGATGGAGATCTACGCGCGATTAGCGCAAATTGATGCGCTAAAGAAATAA
- a CDS encoding SGNH/GDSL hydrolase family protein, whose protein sequence is MNVLKTLAGIALPLLIAGSSYAQIAKTDSAARPKPQPAKRTADWANVNRYAEANEQVRNSGVNPVAVYMGDSITDFWIKNDSSFFSSNNYIDRGISGQTTTQMLVRFRQDVINLHPKVVVILAGINDIAQNNGPITLPEVFGNIQSMAILAKEAGIKVVLCSVLPANHFRWRPEIDPSDKVIELNNMIKEYSAKKHLVYLDYYSAMVDGQKGLPEKLSPDGVHPNPDGYKIMEPLAKQAINKAL, encoded by the coding sequence ATGAACGTATTAAAAACATTAGCGGGCATTGCATTACCGCTATTAATTGCCGGAAGTTCTTATGCGCAGATCGCTAAGACCGATAGCGCTGCCAGGCCGAAACCGCAACCAGCGAAGCGTACAGCCGATTGGGCAAATGTGAACCGTTATGCAGAAGCCAATGAACAGGTAAGAAACTCAGGCGTCAATCCTGTGGCTGTTTACATGGGCGATTCCATCACTGATTTTTGGATTAAAAACGACTCATCATTCTTTTCATCAAATAATTACATAGATCGTGGTATTAGCGGGCAAACCACTACACAGATGCTGGTGCGGTTCCGTCAGGATGTAATTAACCTGCATCCTAAAGTGGTAGTTATCCTGGCGGGTATCAATGATATTGCACAGAATAACGGCCCCATCACTTTACCCGAAGTTTTTGGCAACATACAATCAATGGCAATACTGGCTAAAGAAGCCGGTATTAAAGTGGTGCTTTGCTCGGTGCTTCCGGCAAATCATTTCAGATGGCGGCCGGAGATTGATCCTTCTGATAAAGTGATCGAGTTAAATAACATGATTAAGGAATATTCTGCTAAAAAGCATCTGGTATATCTTGATTACTATTCGGCGATGGTTGACGGCCAAAAGGGGCTGCCTGAAAAGCTATCGCCGGATGGTGTACACCCTAACCCTGACGGTTACAAGATCATGGAACCGTTGGCAAAACAGGCGATCAATAAGGCTTTGTAA
- a CDS encoding pirin family protein, with protein MAKTVLHQAATRGFADHGWLKSHHTFSFAGYYNPDRMNFGALRVLNDDTVAGSRGFGEHPHDNMEIISIPLEGELIHRDSMGNEAVIKQGEIQVMSAGTGIYHSEYNHKEGEPVKFLQIWLFPNKRNVQPRYDQIQIDLKEKNKLHQILSPNADDEGVWIYQNAWFHMGSLDKGTEIEYQLKDKANGVYVFVLSGKLEIDGTQLSQRDGFGIWEAESFNIKASEDAQALLMEVPMLG; from the coding sequence ATGGCAAAAACAGTTTTACATCAGGCAGCAACACGTGGATTTGCTGACCATGGTTGGTTAAAAAGTCATCATACATTTAGTTTCGCAGGTTATTATAATCCCGATAGGATGAACTTTGGTGCATTACGCGTTTTAAATGACGATACGGTAGCAGGTTCGAGAGGCTTTGGCGAACACCCGCACGATAATATGGAAATCATTTCCATTCCGCTGGAAGGCGAGTTAATCCACCGCGATAGTATGGGTAACGAAGCTGTAATTAAACAAGGAGAAATACAGGTAATGAGTGCCGGTACGGGTATATACCACTCAGAGTATAATCATAAAGAAGGCGAGCCTGTAAAGTTTTTACAGATCTGGTTATTTCCAAACAAACGGAATGTACAGCCACGGTATGATCAAATTCAAATTGATCTTAAAGAGAAAAATAAACTGCACCAGATCTTATCCCCAAATGCTGACGATGAAGGTGTATGGATTTACCAGAATGCCTGGTTCCACATGGGGAGCCTTGATAAAGGGACAGAAATTGAGTATCAGCTTAAAGATAAAGCAAACGGTGTATATGTATTTGTTTTAAGCGGTAAGCTTGAAATAGACGGAACCCAGTTAAGCCAGCGCGACGGCTTTGGTATATGGGAAGCCGAAAGCTTCAATATTAAGGCAAGTGAAGATGCGCAGGCATTGTTGATGGAAGTACCTATGTTAGGTTAA
- a CDS encoding helix-turn-helix domain-containing protein — MFHIAGIIISLFLVLLLATKKGKSTADFILATWLVIISFHLLAYYLLTSGYFVKFPFLLGFEIPVPLIHGPFLYLYIAALTNQRSRTLPWFIHFIPAIAAYILLVNFYSLPYSEQVSVYQNNGVGYERLLSIIRFPIIPSGVIYVIGSLILLRKHSKNISAQFSHLEKINLNWIIYLTAGMGSIWLSIIFRQETLTFILVDLFILFIGYFGIKQVGIFSDQSTENTSDDNLNDTEINSVDSLIKGSEKIKYQTTLLDNEVISKVHMQLSLLMENEKLYTDPELKLDELAKRLAVNGNTLSQVINSVEQRNFYDYINHLRINEFKRMVTLPENSRFTLLSIAFEAGFNSKTSFNRNFKKATGLSPKAYCQQEKIRLAEQGQVKETTLPFGTSSI; from the coding sequence GATTTTATTTTGGCCACATGGTTAGTTATTATTTCGTTCCATTTGTTGGCTTATTACCTGTTAACCTCCGGTTACTTTGTAAAATTCCCGTTCCTTTTGGGGTTTGAAATTCCTGTCCCGCTTATTCATGGGCCTTTTTTATACCTATACATTGCCGCCTTAACCAATCAAAGAAGCCGAACGCTGCCTTGGTTTATCCATTTCATTCCGGCCATTGCAGCATATATTTTGTTAGTGAATTTTTACAGCCTGCCTTATAGTGAGCAGGTCAGCGTTTATCAAAACAATGGAGTTGGATATGAGCGGCTACTTTCAATCATACGTTTTCCAATTATACCTTCGGGTGTAATTTACGTTATCGGTTCGCTGATTTTATTAAGAAAACACAGCAAAAATATCTCTGCACAGTTTTCACATTTAGAAAAGATCAATCTGAACTGGATAATTTATCTTACCGCAGGAATGGGTAGCATTTGGTTATCCATTATTTTCAGGCAAGAAACATTAACTTTTATCCTCGTCGATTTATTTATTCTGTTTATAGGCTATTTCGGTATAAAACAGGTTGGTATTTTTTCTGATCAAAGCACTGAAAACACATCGGACGACAATTTAAATGATACAGAAATTAATAGTGTTGATTCCCTAATTAAAGGCAGTGAGAAGATCAAATATCAGACTACGCTTTTGGATAATGAAGTTATTTCGAAAGTCCACATGCAGTTAAGTCTGTTGATGGAAAACGAAAAGCTCTATACCGATCCTGAATTAAAATTAGACGAACTTGCTAAGCGCTTGGCCGTAAATGGCAATACCTTATCCCAGGTAATTAATTCTGTAGAGCAGAGAAACTTCTACGATTACATCAACCACCTGCGTATAAACGAATTTAAAAGAATGGTAACCCTGCCTGAAAATAGCAGGTTTACGCTTCTATCCATTGCTTTCGAAGCGGGGTTTAACTCTAAGACCTCATTCAACCGGAACTTTAAAAAGGCAACCGGACTTTCGCCGAAGGCATATTGCCAGCAAGAGAAAATACGATTAGCAGAACAGGGCCAAGTAAAAGAGACCACCTTACCATTTGGCACCTCTTCCATTTAA
- a CDS encoding DUF2306 domain-containing protein: MKKLRLILLALLSVLIGLYPLFYYLNKGFGLLKSKPAAIVANAVWHTSFYIHITFGGIALLIGWMQFSPKIRDKRITLHRQIGKIYIVSVLLSALAGFYIAFYAMTGAPAALGFISLSIIWFYTTLMGYLRIVKGNLIQHQKMMIYSYACCFAAVTLRLWLPILSIIFGNFETAYIIVAWWCWIPNLIVAYFIIRKTVYTKLQ, translated from the coding sequence ATGAAGAAACTACGCCTCATCTTATTGGCACTGCTATCAGTACTTATTGGCCTTTATCCCCTATTTTATTATTTGAACAAAGGATTCGGGTTATTAAAATCGAAGCCGGCTGCAATTGTTGCAAACGCTGTTTGGCATACTTCTTTTTATATACACATTACATTTGGCGGAATCGCACTACTTATAGGCTGGATGCAGTTCAGTCCGAAGATTAGGGATAAAAGGATAACATTGCACAGGCAAATTGGCAAAATTTATATCGTTTCTGTTCTGTTGAGCGCACTCGCCGGATTTTATATTGCGTTTTATGCAATGACGGGCGCCCCAGCAGCTTTAGGCTTTATAAGCCTGAGCATTATCTGGTTTTATACAACACTGATGGGATATCTCCGTATCGTAAAAGGTAATCTGATTCAGCATCAAAAAATGATGATTTATAGCTATGCCTGCTGCTTTGCAGCCGTTACTCTAAGGCTTTGGCTACCTATTTTAAGCATTATATTTGGCAACTTCGAAACAGCATACATTATTGTAGCCTGGTGGTGTTGGATACCTAATTTGATTGTAGCGTATTTTATAATAAGAAAGACTGTTTATACCAAGCTGCAATAG
- a CDS encoding glycosyltransferase family protein: protein MKVLYAIQGTGNGHLSRSMDIVPRLQQMAEVDVVVSGIQGDLKLPFPVKYKFHGMGFIFGKSGGVDLWRTFYKSNFRKFLKEVNQLPVEEYDLVLCDFEPVSAWACYLKNKTCIGLSHQSAVLAQNVPKADSDDMIGKLILKQYAPVTEQYGFHFKSFAGNIYTPVIRKQVREQLVENRGHYTVYLPAFDDDKLIEKLSKFKQVQWDVFSKHNKKAFKHKHISIQPINNEEFIHSMATSAGVLCGAGFETPAEALFMKKKLLVIPMKNQYEQQLNAAALKSMGVTVIKSLKAKHDEVITNWLQNGQVIQVNYPDQTQQVLDTIFARHAAKQPLLVQ, encoded by the coding sequence ATGAAGGTGCTATATGCCATACAGGGTACAGGTAACGGACATTTAAGCCGCTCAATGGACATTGTTCCGCGGTTGCAGCAAATGGCCGAGGTGGATGTAGTGGTAAGCGGCATACAGGGTGATTTGAAATTGCCTTTCCCAGTGAAATACAAGTTTCATGGTATGGGCTTTATTTTTGGTAAAAGCGGCGGGGTAGACCTGTGGCGAACATTCTATAAATCAAACTTCCGTAAGTTTTTAAAAGAGGTTAACCAGTTACCCGTTGAAGAATACGACTTAGTACTCTGCGATTTTGAACCTGTATCGGCATGGGCATGTTATCTTAAAAATAAAACCTGCATTGGCTTAAGTCACCAGTCGGCGGTGCTGGCGCAAAATGTGCCTAAGGCTGATTCTGATGATATGATCGGTAAGCTGATACTAAAACAGTACGCCCCTGTTACCGAACAGTACGGTTTCCACTTTAAGTCTTTTGCCGGGAATATTTATACCCCGGTGATACGCAAACAGGTGCGTGAGCAGCTGGTAGAAAACCGCGGTCACTATACGGTTTACCTGCCTGCATTTGACGACGACAAGCTGATTGAAAAGCTGTCGAAGTTTAAGCAGGTGCAATGGGATGTGTTTTCAAAACACAACAAAAAGGCGTTTAAGCATAAGCACATCAGCATACAACCCATCAATAACGAGGAGTTTATCCATAGCATGGCAACGTCTGCCGGGGTATTGTGCGGTGCAGGTTTTGAAACACCCGCCGAAGCCCTGTTTATGAAAAAGAAACTATTGGTTATCCCGATGAAAAACCAGTACGAGCAGCAGCTGAACGCCGCTGCCTTAAAATCGATGGGGGTAACGGTAATAAAAAGCTTAAAAGCCAAACACGACGAGGTGATTACCAACTGGTTGCAAAACGGGCAGGTAATACAGGTAAATTACCCCGACCAAACCCAGCAGGTACTGGATACCATATTTGCGCGGCATGCCGCCAAACAGCCTTTGTTGGTACAATAA
- a CDS encoding phage tail sheath family protein, with the protein MATTFMTPGVYIEEKSAFPNSAVAVETAVPTFIGYTDIASRNGRSLVGQPIRITSFAEYTEYFGAGFKAKYTVDSATDADKDAFVINGLKKKLKIADNHTFYLYNAIRLFYANGGGPAYIYSVGTYGDKPEGLEIKAEDFTGSADVPSVFDQLIKEPEITLIVIPDAIALGEACYESIYQPVLNHCGKMQSRFAIFDLVKPSSNADTDKIVASFRDKIDNNFLSYGAAYYPWLNATVVHPDEIDFENFDAGIDLGEVLPEDAAKGMVSKFKAIEDPSDNDKRNFHLSLKATSITYVHLLNELRNKENELPPSGAMAGIYTMVDNSRGVWKAPANVSVSMVNVPNINISNDVQQNLNVDVMAGKSINVIRPFPGVGTLVWGARTLDGNSQDWKYINVRRTMIMIEQSIKLACRAYVFEPNDANTWITVKSMIENFLTNLWKQGALSGASPEQAFDVQIGLGSTMTANDILDGYMRVSVKVAVVRPAEFILITFQQQMQQS; encoded by the coding sequence ATGGCAACAACTTTCATGACCCCGGGCGTTTACATAGAAGAGAAAAGCGCTTTCCCAAATTCGGCAGTAGCTGTTGAAACGGCGGTACCCACTTTTATTGGCTATACAGACATAGCCTCAAGAAATGGCAGGTCGCTGGTAGGTCAACCTATACGCATCACCTCGTTTGCTGAATATACCGAATATTTTGGAGCCGGCTTTAAAGCAAAGTATACGGTAGATAGTGCCACTGATGCAGACAAAGATGCTTTTGTAATTAATGGGCTAAAGAAAAAGTTAAAGATTGCCGATAATCATACGTTTTACCTTTACAATGCTATCCGTTTATTTTATGCAAACGGTGGTGGCCCCGCTTACATCTATTCTGTAGGTACTTACGGCGACAAACCTGAAGGATTAGAAATAAAAGCAGAAGATTTTACGGGTTCGGCTGATGTTCCATCCGTTTTTGATCAATTAATTAAAGAGCCAGAAATAACTTTGATCGTTATACCGGATGCCATAGCATTGGGTGAAGCATGCTATGAAAGTATTTACCAACCCGTGTTAAATCATTGTGGTAAGATGCAAAGTCGTTTTGCAATTTTTGATCTTGTTAAACCATCTTCAAATGCGGATACAGATAAAATAGTTGCCAGTTTCAGAGATAAAATAGATAACAATTTTTTAAGCTACGGGGCTGCTTATTATCCATGGCTAAATGCCACGGTGGTGCATCCGGATGAAATCGATTTTGAAAATTTCGATGCCGGTATTGATCTTGGTGAAGTTTTGCCCGAAGATGCCGCCAAAGGAATGGTGTCAAAATTTAAAGCCATTGAAGACCCCTCCGATAACGATAAAAGAAACTTTCATCTGTCATTAAAAGCCACAAGTATAACTTATGTGCATTTGCTGAACGAGTTGCGGAATAAAGAAAATGAACTACCGCCAAGCGGTGCAATGGCTGGTATTTACACCATGGTTGATAACTCGCGCGGTGTGTGGAAAGCACCTGCCAATGTATCAGTAAGCATGGTGAACGTACCTAATATTAATATTTCTAATGATGTGCAGCAGAACCTTAATGTTGATGTAATGGCAGGTAAATCAATTAATGTTATCCGCCCTTTTCCTGGTGTTGGTACTTTGGTTTGGGGTGCCCGCACGCTTGATGGCAACAGCCAGGACTGGAAGTATATCAATGTTCGCCGTACGATGATTATGATTGAGCAATCCATCAAACTTGCGTGCCGTGCTTACGTTTTCGAGCCGAATGATGCCAATACATGGATAACGGTAAAAAGTATGATTGAAAATTTCTTAACCAATCTTTGGAAGCAGGGCGCTTTGTCCGGAGCCTCACCCGAACAAGCGTTTGATGTTCAGATTGGCTTGGGTTCAACTATGACGGCTAACGACATCCTGGACGGATACATGCGGGTTTCTGTAAAAGTGGCTGTTGTAAGGCCTGCCGAATTCATATTGATTACCTTTCAGCAACAAATGCAGCAATCTTAA
- a CDS encoding response regulator transcription factor: MENIRELLDIKLLSQTFNATLTTGLQLDSAKLVAGLYANLENCISVLSDMKARKSYIYYGAVAAQLKLNNQPSEINSIWEDELLSRVHADDLQKKYRLELQFFQLLNTLSIDDRHCFEVITRLRVKIPEGKYIAFKHRLMYINSSEDESIWLALCLYNRVYEHSGFAVPDGVIINNRTGEIIDINQQKFTDILSAREKEILHLVKLGCRSKEIADQLSLSINTINRHRQNIFQKLNVTNAIEACRVAEGIGAI; the protein is encoded by the coding sequence ATGGAGAACATTCGCGAACTGCTCGACATAAAGTTACTGTCACAAACCTTTAATGCAACGTTAACTACCGGGTTACAGCTCGACAGTGCAAAACTGGTTGCAGGTCTGTACGCTAACCTCGAAAACTGTATCAGCGTACTTAGCGACATGAAGGCGCGTAAAAGCTACATTTATTATGGTGCTGTAGCAGCGCAGCTTAAGCTGAACAACCAACCATCAGAGATTAACTCGATTTGGGAAGATGAATTACTAAGCCGTGTACATGCCGATGATCTGCAAAAGAAGTATAGGTTAGAATTGCAGTTTTTTCAGCTGTTAAATACTTTAAGCATTGATGATCGGCATTGTTTTGAGGTAATCACAAGGCTGAGGGTTAAAATCCCGGAAGGTAAGTATATAGCCTTTAAGCACAGGCTGATGTACATTAACAGTTCTGAAGACGAAAGCATCTGGCTGGCGCTTTGCCTTTACAATCGCGTTTATGAGCATTCGGGTTTTGCCGTTCCGGATGGAGTGATCATTAATAACCGGACAGGTGAGATCATCGACATCAACCAACAAAAGTTTACAGATATTTTATCAGCAAGGGAGAAGGAAATATTGCATCTGGTTAAACTGGGATGCCGGAGTAAGGAGATTGCAGATCAGCTTTCACTAAGCATAAATACAATAAACAGGCACAGACAAAACATTTTTCAGAAACTGAATGTAACCAATGCCATTGAGGCTTGCCGTGTTGCAGAAGGCATAGGGGCAATTTAA
- a CDS encoding DUF1349 domain-containing protein: MKRIFLLLTLIIATNKMMAQSLEKMQWYNEPEHWEIKNNSLIMQVTPKSDYWRISHYGFTVDDAPFYYSTYGGEFEAKVKLTGAYKARFDQMGLMLRTDHKNYIKTGVEFVDGKFNVSTVVTHEKSDWSVTTLDKVPQFIWIKVVRRLDALEIFYSLDDKTYIMTRNAPLQDNTPVMVGLMAACPDGNGFEAKFENFTVKHLPDQRRLEWLKNHQ; encoded by the coding sequence ATGAAAAGAATCTTTTTATTGCTAACCTTAATTATTGCTACCAACAAAATGATGGCACAAAGCCTTGAAAAAATGCAATGGTATAATGAGCCCGAACATTGGGAAATCAAGAACAACAGCCTGATTATGCAGGTAACACCTAAAAGTGATTACTGGCGGATATCACATTATGGTTTTACTGTTGATGATGCCCCATTCTATTATTCAACTTACGGTGGCGAATTTGAAGCAAAAGTTAAGCTAACAGGCGCTTATAAAGCCAGATTCGATCAGATGGGATTAATGTTACGAACCGACCACAAAAACTATATTAAAACAGGTGTAGAGTTTGTTGACGGCAAGTTTAATGTAAGTACCGTGGTTACCCACGAAAAAAGTGACTGGAGTGTAACTACCTTAGATAAGGTGCCTCAATTTATCTGGATAAAGGTAGTGCGCCGCTTAGATGCACTTGAAATTTTCTATTCCTTAGATGATAAAACTTACATCATGACCCGTAATGCACCGCTGCAAGATAACACCCCTGTAATGGTAGGCTTAATGGCGGCGTGCCCTGATGGCAATGGATTTGAGGCTAAATTTGAGAACTTTACAGTTAAACATTTACCAGACCAACGCAGGTTGGAATGGCTTAAAAATCATCAATAA
- a CDS encoding ABC transporter permease: MPNINWKIAFRSFFKNKVFYLLNLGGLSIGLAVFILVSLYINNEVSYDQWNKNIDHIFLVERELPNGPSPYTPGKLAAEIKRQCPEVIETGRMNTALFQIPFFTPSGRFLIKKWVGADYSISKILGIEPQGFKLNPNSTTPTILLSKATAKILFPGAASVQNKTVNMMSRSGMPLPVAGVAADSPGNTNFEFDCIGFSPDITSGKEQSYATQIYQTFLLVKPQTDIKLLSQKIDAIYREAALTDTSKVAKEAVSRSDKHLIYLDPLKNLHLKPHYGSHANNFIVNVLATLAIIILIATGINFTNLYISQATKRAKEVGIKKVNGIVSRQIIIQFLTEILVQCLIALGISIAIVYISLPGFNQLLSVNLFVSAITFGMVLQVITALLALTILAGLYPALVMSRFKPAEVLRGNILSKGGRLSILKGAVSVIQITFALIFVIGLVVVNQQVKYMQNADPGFSAKQILYIDNLALYNNPRSFEFVRQRITQIPGVKSVTVASNVPSGLMPVSHDYSLAGNAYSMSTISVDYDYFETLNIKTKTGHIFNNPLPGDSLNAVINEAAAKQMNLKTPVGNTITGCGSSYKIIGVIKDVKANGYEENVTPTIYLMNDHCGLSKTQIMIGVEANKMASIISTLNAQWPNINKLDGDNFNYHFLDELYGKLFVKQQQLKTVLTFFSALAIFIAALGLFSLAAHTITTRMKELAIRKIFGASGKDILFILSKPFFTIILLSNLIAWPIALILTYKWLQTFSYRINLSFMPFELALIASVIIVVFTVCFQVLRALKTNTVSQLKV, encoded by the coding sequence ATGCCTAATATTAACTGGAAAATCGCTTTTAGATCATTTTTTAAAAATAAAGTCTTTTACCTGCTTAACCTGGGCGGATTATCTATTGGTTTAGCCGTGTTCATTTTGGTTAGCTTATATATAAATAATGAAGTAAGTTATGATCAATGGAACAAAAACATTGACCATATATTTTTGGTGGAAAGGGAATTACCTAATGGCCCATCTCCCTATACTCCGGGTAAATTAGCTGCAGAAATCAAACGCCAGTGCCCTGAGGTTATTGAAACCGGGCGTATGAATACGGCTTTATTTCAAATACCATTTTTTACGCCTTCGGGCAGGTTTCTGATTAAAAAATGGGTTGGCGCAGATTATTCAATTTCAAAGATCTTAGGAATTGAGCCGCAGGGTTTCAAACTCAATCCCAATAGCACTACCCCTACTATCTTACTTTCAAAGGCTACAGCAAAAATACTGTTTCCGGGTGCGGCCTCTGTTCAAAATAAAACAGTGAATATGATGTCGAGATCAGGCATGCCTTTGCCGGTTGCCGGAGTAGCAGCAGACAGCCCGGGCAACACTAATTTTGAATTTGATTGCATAGGCTTTTCACCTGATATTACTTCTGGCAAAGAGCAAAGCTACGCTACCCAGATCTATCAAACTTTTCTATTGGTTAAACCGCAAACAGACATAAAACTACTTTCTCAAAAGATAGATGCGATTTACAGGGAAGCAGCTTTAACTGATACAAGTAAAGTGGCTAAAGAAGCCGTAAGCCGATCAGACAAACATTTGATCTACCTTGATCCTTTAAAAAACCTGCATTTAAAACCTCATTATGGCTCACATGCTAACAATTTCATCGTAAATGTACTGGCAACTTTAGCCATTATAATTTTAATAGCAACAGGCATTAATTTTACCAATCTGTATATTTCTCAAGCCACTAAACGCGCTAAAGAGGTGGGCATCAAAAAAGTAAATGGCATAGTTAGCAGGCAGATTATCATTCAGTTTTTAACCGAGATTTTAGTCCAATGTCTTATTGCTCTTGGCATTTCTATAGCTATTGTATATATCTCATTACCGGGATTTAACCAACTTTTAAGCGTTAACCTGTTTGTTTCTGCTATTACTTTTGGAATGGTGTTGCAGGTAATAACAGCATTACTTGCACTTACTATACTGGCAGGGCTATATCCTGCGTTAGTGATGTCGCGCTTTAAACCGGCCGAAGTTTTAAGGGGTAATATACTTTCAAAGGGTGGCAGACTATCCATTTTAAAAGGTGCGGTAAGCGTTATACAGATCACATTCGCTTTAATATTTGTAATTGGGCTTGTTGTGGTAAATCAGCAGGTAAAGTATATGCAAAATGCCGATCCGGGCTTTTCAGCAAAACAGATTTTATACATCGACAACTTGGCATTATATAATAACCCACGGTCTTTTGAATTTGTGAGGCAGCGCATCACACAAATACCAGGCGTTAAAAGCGTAACTGTTGCATCAAATGTACCGAGTGGCTTAATGCCTGTAAGTCACGACTATAGCTTAGCGGGCAATGCATATTCCATGAGTACCATCAGTGTCGATTATGATTACTTCGAGACACTGAATATTAAAACAAAAACCGGGCACATATTTAACAACCCTTTACCGGGCGATTCTCTGAATGCAGTGATTAACGAAGCTGCTGCAAAGCAAATGAATTTAAAAACTCCGGTTGGAAACACGATAACCGGATGCGGAAGTAGTTACAAGATAATTGGTGTGATAAAAGATGTAAAAGCAAACGGATATGAAGAAAATGTAACCCCGACCATTTATTTGATGAATGACCATTGTGGATTGTCAAAGACTCAAATAATGATCGGCGTTGAGGCGAATAAAATGGCTTCAATAATAAGTACGTTAAATGCACAATGGCCAAATATCAACAAACTTGATGGCGATAATTTCAACTATCACTTTTTAGATGAATTGTATGGAAAACTATTTGTTAAGCAACAACAGTTAAAAACCGTACTAACTTTCTTTTCAGCTTTAGCAATTTTCATTGCGGCTTTGGGTTTATTTTCTCTTGCCGCACATACTATTACTACCCGCATGAAAGAATTAGCCATCAGGAAAATATTTGGCGCAAGCGGCAAAGACATTTTATTTATCCTAAGTAAACCCTTCTTCACCATCATATTGCTATCTAACTTAATAGCATGGCCTATTGCACTTATTTTAACATACAAATGGTTGCAAACTTTTTCTTACCGTATCAATCTCTCCTTTATGCCATTTGAGTTAGCTTTAATAGCATCTGTGATTATTGTTGTGTTCACAGTGTGCTTTCAAGTACTACGGGCATTAAAAACCAATACTGTTTCGCAACTTAAAGTGTAA